From Pigmentibacter ruber, a single genomic window includes:
- a CDS encoding flagellin N-terminal helical domain-containing protein: MGFRIATNVQSLNAQRNLTISNEMNNQSMEKLSSGFRINKASDDAAGLAISDKLRADYRSLVMARRNANDGVSLIQTAEGGLNEIGNILSRLRELSIQGASDTIGNTERGFLNKEFGQLKDEINRISKTTEFNGTLLLVGNQDDIDEEITKRSNKFPLELQVGKNYFESADSLDNINPTNIIRIDFSNVNASVNEDGLNLGTSEEDEITSVSSKEMSQKSISIIDDAITKVSSYRSTMGAIQSRLNSTITQLSIQAENNAATNSRIRDTDFAEETAKLAQSNILKQSGVSVLSQSNQIPMLALRLLG; this comes from the coding sequence ATGGGTTTTCGTATTGCTACAAATGTGCAATCTTTAAATGCACAACGTAACTTAACAATTAGTAATGAGATGAATAACCAATCCATGGAAAAGCTGTCCTCAGGTTTTAGAATTAATAAAGCTTCTGATGACGCTGCTGGTCTTGCTATTAGTGATAAATTAAGAGCTGATTATCGCTCACTTGTCATGGCTAGAAGAAATGCCAATGATGGTGTTTCTTTAATCCAAACTGCCGAAGGCGGTTTGAATGAAATTGGAAATATTTTATCTAGACTTCGTGAACTTTCTATTCAAGGAGCAAGTGATACTATAGGTAACACTGAGCGAGGTTTTTTAAACAAAGAATTTGGCCAATTAAAAGATGAAATCAACCGTATTTCTAAAACTACTGAATTTAACGGAACACTTTTGTTAGTTGGAAACCAAGATGATATTGATGAAGAAATTACTAAAAGATCTAATAAATTTCCACTTGAATTACAAGTTGGAAAAAACTATTTTGAATCCGCAGATAGCTTAGATAATATTAATCCAACAAATATCATTAGAATTGATTTTAGTAACGTAAATGCCTCAGTTAATGAAGACGGTTTAAATCTAGGTACATCAGAAGAAGATGAGATAACAAGCGTTTCTTCTAAAGAAATGTCACAAAAATCTATTAGTATAATAGATGATGCTATCACTAAAGTATCATCCTATCGTTCCACTATGGGTGCAATTCAAAGTCGTTTAAATTCTACAATTACCCAATTAAGTATCCAAGCAGAAAACAATGCAGCTACAAATAGCCGTATTCGTGATACAGATTTTGCCGAAGAAACAGCTAAACTTGCACAGTCAAATATTTTAAAACAATCTGGTGTTTCTGTTTTATCTCAATCCAATCAAATTCCAATGCTTGCATTACGTTTATTAGGATAA
- the dnaK gene encoding molecular chaperone DnaK: MSKIIGIDLGTTNSVVAVMENGQAKVITNQEGERTTPSVVAYTRDGEFIVGRAARNQAVTNPRNTIYSAKRFIGSHFSERSEEATKMPYLVKKGASDKVLFEIGGKDMAPPEISAKVLQKLKEAAESYLGQSVTKAVITVPAYFNDSQRQATKDAGKIAGLEVLRIINEPTAAALAYGLDKKTNQKIAVYDFGGGTFDVSVLEVGDNVVEVLSTNGDTHLGGDNVDERLIEFLVGEFKKQTSIDVSKDPMAMQRLKEAAEKAKIELSGQTKVDINLPYLTADQTGPKHLAVSLMRSQFEQMIMDIIDRTIEPCRAALRDANLSVEQIDEVVMVGGSTRIPLVGDKVKAFFKKEPNRTVNPDEVVAVGAAVQAGVLGGEVKDVLLLDVTPLSLGIETLGGVFTKLIERNSTIPKRASQIFSTAADNQTSVEIGVFQGEREMARDNRRLGQFNLTEIPAAPRGVPQIEVTFDIDANGILNVSAKDLGTSKEQKITVSNSGGLSEAEIKRMMEEAERHAAEDKARREAIDTRNKLDSIIFQTEKNLKENGDKLPADMKASLETELTSARSVLETKSEDKAALEAAIASLEAKAHKLAEEMYKNAGAQGAQPGANPGTGTGGQQQSNNQNNSKNKDGVVDAEFESNN; the protein is encoded by the coding sequence ATGAGTAAGATAATTGGAATTGACTTGGGAACAACCAACTCGGTTGTGGCTGTTATGGAAAATGGTCAAGCAAAAGTCATTACAAATCAAGAAGGTGAACGCACAACTCCCTCAGTTGTAGCTTATACACGCGATGGCGAATTTATTGTTGGTCGCGCAGCTCGCAACCAAGCAGTAACAAATCCACGTAATACTATTTACTCAGCAAAACGCTTTATCGGTAGCCATTTCTCTGAACGCTCAGAAGAAGCTACAAAAATGCCTTACCTAGTAAAAAAAGGCGCAAGTGACAAAGTTTTATTTGAAATTGGTGGAAAAGACATGGCTCCACCTGAAATTTCAGCAAAAGTTCTACAAAAATTAAAGGAAGCAGCAGAAAGTTATCTTGGCCAAAGCGTAACTAAAGCTGTTATTACAGTTCCAGCATATTTTAATGACTCCCAACGCCAAGCTACAAAAGATGCAGGTAAAATTGCAGGTCTTGAAGTACTACGTATCATCAACGAACCTACAGCTGCCGCTCTTGCATATGGTTTAGACAAAAAAACTAACCAAAAAATTGCTGTTTACGACTTTGGTGGCGGTACATTCGATGTGTCCGTTCTTGAAGTAGGCGACAACGTTGTTGAAGTTCTTTCCACAAATGGAGACACACACCTTGGTGGTGACAACGTTGATGAACGCTTAATTGAATTTCTAGTTGGCGAGTTCAAAAAGCAAACTTCTATTGATGTCTCTAAAGACCCAATGGCAATGCAACGTTTAAAAGAAGCTGCAGAAAAAGCAAAAATTGAACTTTCTGGACAAACTAAAGTAGACATCAATCTACCATACTTAACAGCAGATCAAACAGGACCAAAGCACCTCGCTGTAAGCTTAATGCGTTCTCAATTTGAACAAATGATCATGGATATCATTGATAGAACAATCGAGCCATGCCGCGCTGCTTTACGTGATGCTAATCTTTCTGTTGAACAAATTGATGAAGTTGTAATGGTTGGTGGTTCTACACGTATTCCTTTAGTTGGCGATAAAGTAAAAGCTTTCTTCAAGAAAGAACCAAACCGCACAGTGAATCCTGACGAAGTTGTTGCTGTTGGTGCAGCGGTTCAAGCAGGCGTTCTTGGCGGTGAAGTAAAAGACGTTCTATTACTCGACGTTACTCCTTTAAGCTTAGGGATTGAAACACTTGGTGGTGTATTTACTAAACTCATTGAACGCAACAGCACTATTCCAAAACGTGCAAGCCAAATTTTCTCAACAGCAGCCGATAACCAAACTAGCGTGGAAATTGGTGTATTCCAAGGTGAACGTGAAATGGCTCGTGACAACCGCCGTCTTGGACAATTTAACTTAACAGAAATTCCTGCTGCACCGCGTGGTGTTCCGCAAATTGAAGTAACATTTGATATTGACGCTAACGGTATTCTAAACGTTTCAGCTAAAGACCTAGGAACCAGTAAAGAACAAAAAATTACTGTTTCTAACTCTGGCGGACTTTCAGAAGCAGAAATCAAGCGCATGATGGAAGAAGCTGAACGCCATGCTGCAGAGGACAAAGCGCGTCGTGAAGCTATTGATACTCGCAATAAATTAGATAGCATTATCTTCCAAACTGAAAAGAATTTAAAAGAAAATGGCGATAAGCTTCCGGCTGATATGAAGGCTTCTCTAGAAACAGAATTAACAAGCGCGCGTTCTGTCCTTGAAACAAAGAGTGAAGACAAAGCAGCTCTAGAAGCGGCAATTGCTTCTCTTGAAGCTAAAGCCCATAAATTGGCAGAAGAAATGTATAAAAATGCCGGTGCACAAGGAGCTCAACCTGGCGCAAACCCTGGAACTGGCACTGGCGGACAACAACAAAGTAACAATCAAAACAATTCTAAAAATAAAGATGGAGTTGTTGATGCTGAGTTTGAATCCAATAATTAA
- a CDS encoding site-2 protease family protein — translation MEFLYLDSKFSLPTAMLKYLGFLIAITMSQAAIAIVARKKGDTSAQTSQMATLNPLPHIELFGTVLFPFFTILLNSPIVFGWPKQFNIETRYFKRIKRDINLVYSSGILINFLIALICTIVLKIMGNIIIPQGADYSSPEILSRMILSYICFLNIIIGALNLLPVPGTPGWYILINNLSYDLSRKVQEKAMFMTVGFIILIMSGLLSFYFELFLNLFRAINML, via the coding sequence ATGGAATTTTTGTATCTGGATTCAAAGTTTTCTCTTCCCACTGCAATGCTTAAATATTTAGGTTTTTTAATTGCAATAACTATGTCACAAGCAGCAATTGCTATTGTTGCTAGAAAAAAAGGGGATACTTCTGCGCAAACGTCGCAAATGGCAACATTAAATCCTTTGCCACATATTGAATTATTTGGAACAGTTTTATTTCCTTTCTTTACTATTTTATTGAATTCCCCAATAGTTTTTGGATGGCCAAAACAATTTAATATTGAAACTAGATATTTTAAGAGAATAAAAAGAGATATAAATTTAGTTTATTCTTCTGGAATATTAATTAACTTTTTAATAGCATTAATATGTACTATAGTTTTAAAAATTATGGGAAATATTATAATTCCCCAAGGAGCCGATTATTCTAGCCCTGAAATATTATCAAGAATGATATTATCATATATTTGTTTTTTAAATATAATAATTGGAGCTTTAAATCTTTTGCCCGTTCCTGGTACACCTGGGTGGTATATTTTAATTAATAATTTATCCTATGATCTTTCACGGAAAGTGCAAGAAAAAGCAATGTTTATGACTGTTGGTTTTATTATATTAATAATGTCAGGTTTATTAAGTTTTTATTTTGAATTATTCTTAAATCTTTTTCGTGCTATTAATATGTTATAA
- a CDS encoding site-specific DNA-methyltransferase, whose protein sequence is MSKLKNEFSLNHFSSYINEANYLIEGDNLPVLESLLSLYSNKIKLIYIDPPYNTKQKFIYNDNYGDHTSWCEMMKPRLQLAYKLLSDSGFIFISIDDNEIHYLRFLMDEIFGRENFRNCIIVPRGVKNVQAQFNSARSLSVGHEYILFYSKKKETKIKKFEVQNKNKNRNYGCWNNHWRGTNRPNLRYELFGILPKNGQWRWSKQRSLQAIENYKKILNELKKKNSENISDEDIGKWYRKNIAENTKFDLLRLSKLGKPEHFIPQKNNILGSDLWNDIKISGSKDFKKIIDFINFDMPKSVELIKRIISLCTLHDSNDIILDFFAGSGTTAQAVLEKNIEDKGNRKFILVQSSEKIKFLLNKQINISTIADLANARIEKYIQQNIYDDVKKYFYIQFNPNEINSSSPAGVAGAGFAPSSKPPIIKDI, encoded by the coding sequence ATGAGTAAACTCAAAAATGAATTTTCTTTAAATCATTTTTCAAGTTACATTAATGAAGCTAATTATTTAATTGAAGGAGATAACCTTCCAGTACTAGAATCTCTTTTGTCTTTATATAGTAACAAAATAAAATTAATATATATAGATCCTCCTTATAATACGAAACAAAAATTTATTTATAATGATAATTATGGTGATCATACCTCCTGGTGTGAAATGATGAAACCAAGATTACAACTTGCTTATAAACTTCTTTCAGACAGTGGATTTATCTTTATAAGTATAGACGATAATGAGATACATTATTTAAGATTTCTTATGGATGAAATTTTTGGCCGAGAAAATTTTAGAAATTGTATTATAGTTCCAAGAGGAGTAAAAAATGTTCAAGCTCAATTTAATTCTGCAAGAAGTTTGTCTGTAGGGCATGAATACATTTTATTTTATAGTAAAAAAAAAGAAACAAAAATTAAAAAATTTGAAGTTCAGAATAAAAATAAAAATAGAAATTATGGTTGTTGGAATAACCATTGGAGAGGGACAAATAGACCTAATTTAAGATATGAATTATTTGGCATTCTTCCCAAAAATGGTCAATGGCGTTGGTCAAAACAGCGAAGTTTACAAGCAATAGAAAACTATAAGAAAATCTTGAATGAATTAAAAAAGAAAAATTCAGAAAATATTTCTGATGAAGACATAGGAAAATGGTATAGAAAAAATATTGCAGAAAATACAAAATTTGATCTTTTACGCTTAAGTAAATTAGGAAAACCAGAACATTTTATACCTCAAAAAAATAATATATTGGGGAGTGATTTATGGAATGATATAAAAATATCTGGATCAAAAGATTTTAAGAAAATTATTGATTTTATTAATTTTGATATGCCTAAATCAGTTGAATTAATAAAAAGAATAATAAGTCTTTGTACTTTGCATGATTCTAATGATATTATTCTCGATTTTTTTGCAGGTTCTGGTACAACGGCACAAGCTGTTTTGGAAAAAAATATTGAAGATAAAGGTAATAGAAAATTTATATTAGTTCAATCAAGTGAGAAAATTAAGTTTTTGTTAAATAAACAAATAAATATCAGTACAATTGCTGATCTTGCTAATGCCAGAATTGAAAAATATATTCAACAAAACATTTATGATGATGTTAAGAAATATTTTTATATTCAATTTAATCCGAATGAAATAAATTCTTCTTCACCAGCTGGTGTGGCTGGTGCTGGTTTTGCTCCATCATCAAAACCGCCCATAATAAAAGACATTTGA
- a CDS encoding response regulator, giving the protein MTLSVFKNIIVVDDDPDVLSQMEKIFQKMGKINYKGFLGAEQALKELETNSTIFDIIFVDVRMPIFSGIALVQYIKTHENKKIRDCFCVPIVGSIGKEDKAIISEFYFYETLTKPVAEKDFIKRLEELEEQEKNPESDRNFQKEFNNSMVAKNYKKAEELLLPRLKKEPNSLRFLTLYAELLLRAQDIKKSEEFLNKILKIDPNHIPALNLISKVHIKNNKFDDAMKALEKAKLLSPHNIDRLLVIGELNLGNGEAEKAEENFKNVLKLNPTDDRASFGLGRALATQGRTEESKKVLANLKKGSELASFFNNKGVLLVKAGKFNEGVSLYKNAIKVLDMPDKEYLLLYNIALAYSKLGDKVKAIEHAKKSVEKAPPNYLKSKTLLEKLEKEGASPAAPAAQAKSTAGAPTANTAGKETPKCLLTGDQMSFIMGGFDDGAKPAPATPAGEEEFISFGLN; this is encoded by the coding sequence ATGACACTATCTGTATTTAAAAACATAATAGTTGTTGACGATGATCCTGATGTTCTCTCTCAAATGGAAAAAATTTTCCAAAAAATGGGAAAAATAAATTACAAAGGATTTCTAGGAGCAGAACAAGCATTAAAAGAACTTGAAACAAACTCCACAATTTTCGATATCATTTTTGTAGATGTTAGAATGCCTATATTTTCTGGTATTGCCCTTGTCCAATACATAAAAACTCATGAAAATAAAAAAATCAGAGATTGTTTTTGCGTGCCGATTGTTGGGAGTATAGGAAAAGAAGATAAAGCAATTATATCTGAATTTTATTTTTATGAAACTTTAACAAAACCAGTAGCGGAAAAAGACTTCATTAAAAGATTAGAAGAATTAGAAGAGCAAGAAAAAAATCCAGAAAGTGATAGGAATTTTCAAAAAGAATTTAACAATTCTATGGTTGCTAAAAATTATAAAAAAGCTGAAGAATTGCTATTGCCCAGGTTAAAAAAAGAACCAAATTCACTAAGATTTCTTACTTTATATGCTGAACTCCTGTTAAGAGCGCAGGATATAAAAAAATCCGAAGAATTTTTAAATAAGATTCTAAAAATTGATCCTAACCATATACCAGCATTAAATTTAATTTCAAAAGTTCATATCAAAAATAATAAATTTGATGATGCTATGAAAGCTTTAGAGAAGGCAAAACTTTTAAGTCCACATAACATTGATAGGCTTCTTGTCATTGGTGAATTAAATTTAGGAAATGGTGAAGCAGAAAAAGCAGAAGAAAATTTTAAAAATGTATTAAAACTTAATCCAACAGATGACAGAGCTTCTTTTGGTTTAGGTAGAGCACTTGCAACACAAGGCAGAACTGAAGAAAGTAAAAAAGTATTGGCCAATCTTAAAAAAGGTTCTGAACTCGCTAGCTTTTTTAATAATAAAGGCGTTTTACTAGTCAAAGCTGGTAAATTTAATGAAGGAGTTTCTCTATATAAAAATGCTATAAAAGTTTTAGATATGCCTGATAAAGAATATTTATTACTTTATAATATCGCCTTAGCATATTCAAAATTAGGTGATAAAGTAAAAGCAATAGAGCACGCTAAAAAATCAGTTGAAAAGGCTCCACCAAATTATTTAAAATCAAAAACACTTTTAGAAAAACTTGAAAAAGAGGGTGCTTCACCAGCTGCACCAGCTGCTCAAGCAAAAAGTACAGCTGGTGCTCCCACAGCTAATACAGCAGGAAAAGAAACACCAAAATGTTTACTAACTGGAGATCAAATGTCTTTTATTATGGGCGGTTTTGATGATGGAGCAAAACCAGCACCAGCCACACCAGCTGGTGAAGAAGAATTTATTTCATTCGGATTAAATTGA
- a CDS encoding NAD(P)H-dependent flavin oxidoreductase produces MNENNIWPKNRICNLFNISHPIIQAGMVWVSGGKLAAAAANAGCLGLIGAGSMQPDVLKQHIQKAKKLTNRSIGINIPLLYNKTQSQIEVALSAGIKIFFTSAGSPKTWTPFLKKEGCTVVHVVSNPDLALKCQNAGVDAVVVEGFEAGGHNGRDELTTLVLLQQMRKLLEIPIIAAGGIGSGEAALACFALGAEGVQIGTAFAATEESSAHINFKTAMCQAKFNSTFLRMKKLVPVRLLENSFSKKIALAEDECADKEKLAQLLGKGRAKEGMLNGNLDEGELEVGQIVSEINEILTCNNLVNKIINEYVEAKNKLFLN; encoded by the coding sequence ATGAATGAAAATAATATTTGGCCCAAGAATAGAATATGTAATTTATTTAATATTTCTCATCCAATCATCCAAGCGGGTATGGTTTGGGTAAGTGGAGGGAAATTAGCTGCAGCGGCAGCAAATGCTGGTTGCTTAGGATTAATAGGCGCTGGTAGTATGCAGCCAGATGTTCTCAAACAGCATATTCAAAAAGCAAAAAAATTAACAAATCGTTCTATCGGAATAAACATTCCTTTATTATACAATAAAACTCAAAGTCAAATTGAAGTGGCCTTATCGGCAGGAATCAAAATTTTTTTTACAAGTGCTGGTTCCCCTAAGACCTGGACTCCTTTTTTAAAAAAAGAGGGCTGCACAGTTGTTCATGTTGTAAGTAATCCTGATTTAGCTTTAAAATGCCAAAACGCTGGGGTTGATGCTGTAGTTGTCGAAGGTTTTGAAGCAGGTGGTCACAATGGTCGGGATGAGCTAACAACTCTAGTTTTATTGCAACAAATGCGCAAATTGCTAGAAATTCCTATTATTGCAGCTGGCGGAATTGGCTCAGGAGAAGCCGCATTAGCATGCTTTGCACTAGGAGCTGAAGGAGTCCAAATAGGCACCGCATTTGCGGCTACAGAAGAAAGTTCTGCTCATATTAATTTTAAAACTGCAATGTGCCAAGCTAAATTTAATTCAACCTTTTTAAGAATGAAAAAACTTGTTCCAGTTCGACTTTTAGAAAATAGTTTTTCGAAAAAAATTGCTCTAGCTGAAGATGAATGTGCTGATAAAGAAAAATTGGCACAACTACTTGGTAAAGGGAGAGCAAAAGAAGGTATGTTAAATGGAAATTTAGATGAAGGTGAGCTTGAAGTTGGCCAAATTGTTTCAGAAATAAATGAAATTTTAACTTGTAACAATTTAGTGAATAAAATAATAAATGAATATGTTGAAGCAAAAAACAAATTATTTTTAAATTAA
- a CDS encoding DedA family protein — MLDSLIDFFTTYGSIAVFGVLLLCGFGLPIPEDITLVAGGVISSVACNVDGSFLQALNDCNEVHIMLLISMAGVLIGDSTMFFLGRIYGKRLLKVRFFSKIVTEKRYTWIQEKFAKHGFWLIFAARFMPGLRSPIFVVTGITRQVSYLKFLLTDGFAAIISVPVWVYLGFWGERQLSDLNLLDHYVKKGQYGIFAILGIAIVTLIIVWFIKKKINEKTSI, encoded by the coding sequence GTGTTAGATAGTTTAATCGATTTTTTTACAACTTACGGTTCAATTGCTGTTTTTGGAGTACTTCTATTGTGCGGTTTTGGCTTGCCAATTCCTGAAGATATTACACTTGTTGCAGGCGGGGTTATCTCTTCTGTTGCATGTAATGTTGATGGTTCATTTTTACAAGCCTTAAATGACTGTAATGAAGTACATATTATGCTGCTAATATCTATGGCTGGTGTATTAATAGGTGATAGTACCATGTTTTTCTTAGGAAGAATATATGGTAAAAGACTATTAAAAGTAAGATTTTTTTCTAAAATAGTAACTGAAAAAAGATATACGTGGATTCAAGAAAAATTTGCAAAACATGGTTTTTGGCTTATCTTTGCAGCGCGATTTATGCCTGGATTACGTTCGCCAATTTTCGTAGTTACAGGTATAACTCGTCAAGTTTCATATCTTAAATTTCTATTGACCGATGGTTTTGCTGCTATCATTAGTGTTCCAGTATGGGTTTATCTAGGATTTTGGGGAGAACGTCAATTAAGTGATTTGAATTTGCTCGACCACTATGTGAAAAAAGGGCAGTATGGAATTTTTGCTATATTAGGAATAGCAATAGTTACATTAATTATTGTTTGGTTTATCAAAAAGAAAATTAATGAAAAAACAAGTATATAA
- a CDS encoding chemotaxis protein CheX, which yields MSAQNPLEKKLDRYYEDIIDKIMELIETQKNVLGEQKELKKDIAKLKEHVLETKTEFEQINAKLDNLTKLAKTGGGSGSSSSYSSSSSSYGNKPASGGQPKSLKDFLATEAAIFDVKVLNAFIKSTKEIVKTNTRTEPSFLKPVVGENTNLKIVVAGRMNLSRDTGKGTMAFCMELESATAITKAVFMSPEDAKVSDADIKDVTSEICNQICGKSKLALKNEGYSFDIGIPEIHQGQPKDLLAVLGYPKISLFFAYDKKPFYVLFWG from the coding sequence ATGTCTGCCCAAAATCCGTTGGAAAAAAAGCTTGATAGGTATTATGAGGATATTATTGATAAAATAATGGAACTCATTGAAACTCAAAAAAATGTATTGGGCGAGCAAAAAGAACTTAAAAAAGATATAGCTAAATTAAAAGAGCATGTTTTAGAAACAAAAACTGAGTTTGAGCAAATTAATGCCAAGCTTGATAATTTAACAAAACTTGCAAAAACAGGAGGAGGCTCAGGATCTAGCTCATCATACTCATCTAGTTCTTCTTCCTATGGAAATAAACCTGCAAGTGGTGGGCAACCTAAGAGTTTAAAGGACTTTCTAGCAACAGAAGCAGCAATATTTGATGTTAAAGTATTGAATGCTTTTATTAAATCAACAAAAGAAATAGTTAAAACGAATACAAGAACAGAACCATCATTTTTAAAACCAGTTGTTGGCGAAAATACAAATTTAAAAATAGTTGTTGCTGGTAGGATGAATCTTTCACGTGATACTGGTAAAGGAACAATGGCATTTTGTATGGAATTAGAATCTGCAACAGCAATTACAAAGGCTGTTTTTATGTCACCTGAAGATGCAAAAGTTTCAGATGCAGATATTAAAGATGTGACAAGTGAAATTTGTAACCAAATTTGTGGAAAATCAAAATTAGCATTAAAAAATGAAGGATATAGTTTTGATATTGGAATTCCTGAAATACATCAAGGACAGCCGAAAGATCTATTGGCTGTCCTTGGTTATCCAAAAATATCATTGTTTTTTGCCTACGACAAAAAACCTTTTTACGTTTTGTTTTGGGGATAA
- a CDS encoding pentapeptide repeat-containing protein, translating to MNDKDILKSIGINKEETDTYIKYILYNKNDRNLIKSKELLITAHGSYHSATTQFRADKKISFYSNHGYNLVSESDSTLRRITQTRAIAKETYFRDNYVVNYNLSDVSDHKGFYIDKYYDRKDFIKLIMFESYLYSVRNIYERQKVANRIPSDLILSACPDILMVKSNTNLLQVVFDPKNADYEKIFCSFCRGSGSGSPSMRATNIPKYLSDHEVHRIEYSVKSEIQNRGIAGERPRGVHAAPVVPLATTIPVTTATGSGVSASRAGGVSAAPVIGRSAPATPIIEPAKRARDFRNRDFSHQTLNGSDLSNADLSGANFNHAILRNVNLSGSVLSWAKFDQTIFNKTSLWNCDLDNTNFDNARFYYENMTINEIINNSDPISLAAKAQKWSTIEYLPLGDSKRLGFNVMIPTIFKLEDIREPGLYRFVILPNGEIRIGYEDNRKNEIQIWRDRFGREVERRNIVTNFTQNGKTEICSHGGLCDYQKTIAAGVINIGSYFGRNYIISITNQSGHYKPNKESLFIAGIIIQKKYPSLINRTRIEAMSSDHWGRSFLEHVGTIN from the coding sequence ATGAATGATAAGGATATTTTAAAATCAATTGGAATAAATAAAGAAGAAACTGATACATATATTAAATATATTTTATATAATAAGAATGACAGAAATTTAATCAAATCAAAAGAATTATTAATAACAGCACATGGAAGTTATCATTCTGCAACAACGCAGTTTCGTGCTGATAAAAAAATATCATTTTATAGTAATCACGGCTACAATTTAGTTTCAGAAAGTGATTCTACTTTGCGAAGAATTACGCAAACTAGGGCAATTGCAAAAGAAACTTATTTTCGAGACAATTATGTAGTAAATTATAATTTAAGTGATGTCTCTGATCATAAAGGATTTTATATAGATAAATACTATGATAGAAAAGATTTTATCAAATTAATAATGTTTGAATCTTATTTATATTCAGTAAGAAATATCTATGAAAGACAAAAAGTTGCAAATAGAATTCCTTCTGATCTTATCCTTTCTGCATGTCCTGATATTCTAATGGTGAAGTCAAATACAAACTTACTTCAGGTTGTTTTTGATCCAAAAAATGCAGACTACGAAAAAATATTTTGTAGTTTTTGTCGTGGAAGTGGTTCAGGAAGTCCTTCTATGCGAGCTACAAACATTCCTAAATATCTTAGCGATCATGAAGTTCATAGAATAGAGTACTCTGTAAAAAGTGAAATACAAAATCGTGGGATTGCAGGTGAGCGACCTAGAGGTGTACATGCTGCTCCCGTTGTACCATTAGCCACTACAATTCCAGTAACAACAGCTACAGGAAGCGGAGTTTCTGCAAGTCGTGCAGGAGGAGTTTCTGCTGCACCTGTAATAGGGCGAAGTGCACCAGCGACTCCAATAATTGAACCTGCAAAAAGAGCAAGAGACTTTAGAAATAGGGATTTTAGCCATCAAACGTTAAATGGCAGTGATCTTTCCAATGCCGATTTAAGTGGAGCAAATTTTAATCATGCTATTTTAAGAAATGTAAATTTGAGTGGTTCTGTATTAAGTTGGGCAAAATTTGATCAAACTATTTTTAATAAAACAAGTTTATGGAACTGCGATTTAGATAATACAAATTTTGATAATGCAAGATTTTATTATGAAAATATGACAATAAATGAAATAATAAATAATTCGGATCCAATTAGTTTAGCAGCAAAAGCACAAAAATGGTCAACAATAGAATATTTACCATTAGGTGATTCAAAAAGATTAGGATTTAATGTTATGATTCCTACAATCTTTAAATTAGAAGACATTAGAGAACCTGGTTTATATCGTTTTGTTATTCTACCAAATGGTGAAATTAGAATTGGCTATGAAGATAATAGGAAAAATGAAATACAAATTTGGCGAGATAGATTTGGCAGAGAAGTAGAAAGAAGAAATATAGTAACAAATTTTACACAAAATGGTAAAACCGAGATTTGTTCGCATGGAGGCCTTTGTGATTATCAAAAGACTATTGCTGCTGGAGTAATTAATATAGGAAGCTATTTTGGAAGAAATTATATAATTTCTATAACAAATCAGTCAGGTCATTATAAACCTAATAAGGAATCTTTATTTATTGCTGGAATAATAATTCAAAAAAAATATCCAAGTTTAATTAATAGAACGAGAATAGAAGCAATGAGTTCTGATCATTGGGGAAGATCTTTTTTAGAACATGTAGGAACTATCAATTAA